From the Carnobacterium maltaromaticum DSM 20342 genome, the window GTTACCAACCAATAAAAAATAATTTGGTTAAGAGTTCACAAGAAAAAGCCTATTCTAAAGCGGGAAAATTAACAGCTGGAGTAGCGGAAAAAAATGCCTTAAAAGAAGAAAAAGCTGAATTTAATCCAAATACTGTTACTGATTTAACGTTACAAGACGTGATTGATGGTAACAATAACGCTGAAGGTATCATTACCAACTTTGGAGTTGGGAAAATAGTTATTCCTGATTTAAACATTCATTTACCTATTCTATTAGGCATATCCAACACGAATTTGGCTATCGGTGCTGGGACAATGAAACAAGAACAAACCATGGGGCAAGGAAATTATGCATTGGCTGGTCACCATATGAACAATGCAAACTTATTATTTGGGCCACTTGAAGGAGCCAAAAAAGGTCAAAAGATTTACGTAACAGATTTTAATACCATTTATGAATACACGATTACAACGGTTGATGTTGTAGATAAAACGGCGGTTCATTTGATAAAAGATCAAGCAGACAAAAAACTAATCACTTTAATTACATGTGCTGAAGGAGGAATTAAACGGTATGCCATTCAAGGAGAACTTTCAAAAAACTACTCATTTCATGATCCTGAACCAAAAATTAAGAACGTATTCCAATAAAATTCCATTGAAAAAAAGTATACAGCTAGTCGTATTGGGACTAGCTGCCACTTTTGTGGTGGCAATCGTTGGGAGCCTTGTTCAAAGTTACTTAGGGCTAATGGATCCAAACATAGACCAAACGATTGAAAGAATTAACCGGATTCCTATATGGACCCTCTTGCCATTAATTTTGGAGCCAATTTTTGAAGAATATGTATTCAGAAAACTATTATTAACCAGATGTATGAAAAGATGGCCAACATTACTAAGTTGCAGTATCACGTCTTTAGTGTTCGCAGCATTGCATTTAAATTGGTTTTTCTTTCCTTTCTTTTTAAACAGTATGATTTATTCAGCAATTTATTTAAAAACAAATCGAATAGCTGAAGCGAGCATTGTTCATATTTTATACAATTTCACTGTATTATGGATTGCATTTAGTTAAAAAAATACAAGCTAGGGAGCGGTCCCTAACTTGTTGGAAGGTGCTAACGTGAAAAACTGAAAATCTCACAAAAGCTTTATTATTATACCATAAATCGTCAAATAAAAATATATATAGAAAGAAGTGATTCTAAATGATTAAACTTGATTCAAAAGATATCATGGATTCAAAAGAAGCTGCAGAACGATGGGGAAAATCTGAAAATTATGTTAGGCAAATGTATCGTAAATATCCGAATAAATTCCCACCTGGTACGATCAGAAAATTTGGTAAACAGATTGTCGTGACTCGTGATGGGATGGAGTCAGTAACTGGACAAAAAGAAACTTCTCAGACCGAATAGGAATGAGAAGTTTTTTTGAATTTAAAAAGAGAAAAATATAAATATTAAAGAAGCAGCAACACTCCCAAAAAGAATGGTCGTGCAGCTGCAGATGGGAGGAAATGCCGAGTCATTTCCCTTTAAAAACATTTTTTCCTTTTGGCTCAGTCACACGCCCTAGAGCATTTCTCATAAAATCGAAATAGGGCTTCACCATAGCGCAGTAACACTACTTTTTCTTGACCTTATAACGTGGCCAAACTTGACTAGCCAAGTTGCGAAAAAGAGGGTTACAAAAGAATTGCAAGGACCAGTTAAATTTTTTTGAGGACGTAGCAATACCAAGACTGGCTACTCAAAATAATTAAACCTGTAAGAACCCCTAAGAGATCATTTTAGGGGTTCTTACTCCTTGCAATCCTTTTATGCTCATGGTTAGTGGACCTCATCAAAAAGGAAAAAATTCAGCCTTGCGACTCACACTGCGACTTAGCCAAAAACAAAAAATAAACAGATGTCGCTTTAAAAAAGCTAGGCAAATAAACCCTTTAAAGAAAGTTGGATATTAAATGAACAGACAGGTTGAGATTTTAACGAAGAAAGAAGCAATGGAAAGAATAAAAAAACAAAATAAGCTAACAGTAACAAAAGTCAAACCTCTTATTTTTACTAATTTTTCACTATTTGAGAGACAAAGCAATTTCTACACACCGTCTAAATTTAGTTTTTACAAGGTTTTATTTACAGAAAGCACCCAATATTGGATTGTTGAAAGAACGAGTTAGTACAGATATTCATTAGAACTAAAGATTACAAATAAAAAACAATAAAAAGGGGATAAAACATCATGACAATTAAAGACAAAGAAATTCAAAAATTAGAGGCACTTGGGCTAGAAACAATAAACCTTTTGAAGCAAGCTAGAAATAACTTACAAGAACAATTAGAAAGGATATCGCCAGAATACTATGACCATTTGGAAAGAACACATCCACATAGGCTTGCCATTGATGAGGCACTTGTTCCTTTTCAATTGTTGACTGACTTAATGGAAGAAGTGGATCAACATAAAATCTACCAAGATAAAAAATAATCAAGATGAATTGTTATCAGCCCAGGGGAACTTGGGCTGTACAAGTAAAAAGTAGGAGGAAGAAAAATGAAAAAAATAATGATTCTATTATTTCTAAGTGCATTTATTGTCACCGGATGTTCCGAGCTTTCGCTTAGTGAAG encodes:
- a CDS encoding class A sortase, coding for MRIKKKEAVSRKKKALKIIIPGFFIALILGGLLIASYQPIKNNLVKSSQEKAYSKAGKLTAGVAEKNALKEEKAEFNPNTVTDLTLQDVIDGNNNAEGIITNFGVGKIVIPDLNIHLPILLGISNTNLAIGAGTMKQEQTMGQGNYALAGHHMNNANLLFGPLEGAKKGQKIYVTDFNTIYEYTITTVDVVDKTAVHLIKDQADKKLITLITCAEGGIKRYAIQGELSKNYSFHDPEPKIKNVFQ
- a CDS encoding helix-turn-helix domain-containing protein, with amino-acid sequence MIKLDSKDIMDSKEAAERWGKSENYVRQMYRKYPNKFPPGTIRKFGKQIVVTRDGMESVTGQKETSQTE
- a CDS encoding CPBP family intramembrane glutamic endopeptidase; this encodes MKKSIQLVVLGLAATFVVAIVGSLVQSYLGLMDPNIDQTIERINRIPIWTLLPLILEPIFEEYVFRKLLLTRCMKRWPTLLSCSITSLVFAALHLNWFFFPFFLNSMIYSAIYLKTNRIAEASIVHILYNFTVLWIAFS